A region from the Bactrocera dorsalis isolate Fly_Bdor chromosome 1, ASM2337382v1, whole genome shotgun sequence genome encodes:
- the LOC125776260 gene encoding protein toll-like, producing MTLQNLTREHFQNLVALRQLDLAGNNMKILNENVFATLTSLNVLNLSHNGIVELFPNQFAKLDKLIILDLSYNSLTYLRPKLFEQTPLLWQLKLKGNQLHDTANIITILKPLNFLHWLDLSDNKLRTIWGKESYANAQVTLAKKLHNSNMPMALDLKESLDYISTLQPNEYDQRKHTWKYINLSRNLLGGFNMDWIFEIGITCPFKINLEQNLITNVYALSNLLNTTNDCEGEIKMTSNHIECDCNLAWIYDYNYRRFFSDLQCKQKSTNLVTNFTQLRRYELCAWQPVQCPRKCVCFTKSKLLHINCTGAQLSAMKELPRPEQVLLTTSLLDISNNRYTVLPLRTTFGYANVSQLYAANNQITNISLLELPTDLTVLDLRNNRLKSLCADFLRVFLNESTKLQSLYLSANPWICDCASHKLLYTVRAHRHRIPDVEQLRCDNKPNVTLLTASLSELCQVEDNVKRYQYIIAAITTAALIIIIFLLIIALFFKYKLQVKIWLYGHKILRCCVREYELDENKMFDAFISYAHQDADFVNHILLPQLEQGEPPFRVCTHERNWLAGAYIPEQIMESVEQSRRTIIVLSQHFIESDWARMEFRTAHQCSLNEGRARIIMIKYGEIINSELLDKELKAYLDMNTYLDWQDARFCDKLRYAMPHKVGRKPNTDMLEVNGRFYVMGQFEMNRLRDENA from the coding sequence ATGACGCTGCAAAACTTAACTCGAGAGCATTTTCAAAATCTTGTTGCGCTTAGGCAACTTGATTTAGCCGggaataatatgaaaattttgaacgAAAATGTCTTCGCAACACTTACGAGTTTAAATGTTCTGAACTTGAGCCACAATGGAATCGTGGAGTTATTTCCAAATCAATTTGCTAAACTGGATAAACTGATAATACTGGATCTTAGCTACAATTCGTTGACATATTTAAGGCCTAAACTTTTCGAGCAAACCCCTTTGTTATGGCAATTGAAACTCAAAGGCAATCAATTGCACGACACAGCAAATATTATAACAATTCTCAAACCGTTGAATTTTCTACATTGGCTAGACTTAAGTGATAATAAACTGCGAACGATTTGGGGTAAGGAGAGTTACGCCAATGCCCAAGTTACATTGGCCAAAAAATTACACAACAGCAATATGCCGATGGCCTTGGATTTAAAGGAAAGTCTCGATTATATCAGCACATTGCAACCTAACGAGTACGACCAAAGAAAGCATACGTGGAAATACATTAATTTAAGTCGCAATCTTCTTGGCGGGTTTAATATGGATTGGATTTTTGAAATCGGCATTACATGCCCTTTCAAAATTAACTTGGAACAGAATTTGATTACAAACGTATATGCTTTATCAAATTTACTCAATACAACTAACGACTGTGAAGGCGAAATCAAAATGACTAGCAACCATATCGAATGCGATTGTAACCTAGCATGGATTTACGATTACAACTATCGCCGGTTTTTTAGCGATCTGCAGTGTAAACAGAAGTCAACCAATCTAGTAACGAATTTTACGCAGCTTCGACGATACGAGCTGTGTGCTTGGCAACCGGTGCAATGCCCCAGAAAATGTGTGTGTTTCACAAAGTCTAAATTGTTGCACATCAATTGCACAGGCGCACAACTCAGCGCTATGAAAGAGCTGCCACGTCCCGAGCAAGTATTGCTCACGACTTCGTTACTGGATATTAGCAATAATCGTTACACTGTTCTGCCGCTAAGAACCACGTTCGGCTACGCCAACGTTTCACAGCTCTACGCCGCGAACAATCAAATCACCAACATAAGTCTCTTGGAACTTCCGACTGATTTGACGGTTTTGGATCTGCGAAATAATCGCTTAAAATCGTTATGTGCTGATTTTTTGCGTGTATTTCTCAATGAGAGCACGAAGCTACAGTCTTTGTATCTAAGTGCAAACCCTTGGATTTGCGACTGTGCTTCGCACAAGCTCCTTTACACAGTACGTGCACATCGTCACCGCATACCCGATGTCGAACAGTTACGCTGTGATAACAAACCGAATGTTACTCTCCTAACAGCAAGCCTGAGCGAATTGTGTCAAGTTGAGGACAACGTTAAACGTTATCAGTACATAATTGCAGCTATCACAACTGCAGCGTTAATCATCATTATTTTCCTTCTTATTATTGCATTAttctttaaatacaaattacaaGTAAAAATCTGGTTATATGGTCACAAAATATTGCGTTGTTGCGTTCGAGAGTACGAGCTGGATGAGAATAAAATGTTCGATGCGTTCATCTCCTATGCGCACCAAGATGCTGACTTTGTCAACCACATATTACTGCCACAACTCGAGCAGGGCGAACCACCATTTCGTGTATGTACGCACGAACGCAATTGGCTAGCTGGCGCTTATATACCTGAACAAATCATGGAATCGGTCGAACAGTCGCGACGCACGATCATTGTGCTCTCGCAGCACTTCATCGAATCTGATTGGGCGCGCATGGAGTTTCGAACAGCGCATCAGTGCTCCTTGAACGAAGGTCGTGCGCGCATAATTATGATTAAATACGGTGAAATTATCAACAGTGAGCTATTGGATAAGGAATTGAAGGCATATTTGGATATGAACACATACTTGGATTGGCAAGATGCTAGATTCTGTGACAAACTACGCTATGCCATGCCACATAAAGTGGGTagaaaaccgaacactgatatGCTTGAAGTTAATGGCAGATTCTACGTTATGGGGCAGTTTGAGATGAATCGTTTGCGTGATGAGAACGCTTAA
- the LOC125776219 gene encoding uncharacterized protein LOC125776219, whose protein sequence is MSLNDSMAVTAGPSHGEFNVTTPIFPRIPLPLMSEDNIEAYFYSLDFWFEASGVKTDSAKFNIVAASIPQVKLMELRSIIDAAPTSARYQFIRTKLIEIFTESQQRRLQRVLRDMPLGDRRPSDLFNEMKRAAGSALSESILHDLWVNRLPPYAQAAIIATNVPIVDKLKIADSIVETMQMREVRIHEVSASNHTSNNDLRTEIAELKQRFDRVTSSEKTRARSRSKTPVRPHNINSGEMCWYHAKFGPNAKKCRQPCKFAQSTSPNLKQ, encoded by the coding sequence ATGTCGCTCAACGATAGCATGGCGGTTACTGCTGGTCCAAGCCACGGGGAATTCAACGTTACAACACCAATTTTTCCACGCATCCCGCTGCCATTGATGTCAGAAGACAACATTGAGGCTTATTTTTACTCGTTGGATTTTTGGTTCGAGGCCTCTGGCGTTAAAACCGACTCggcaaaatttaatatcgtaGCGGCCAGTATACCACAGGTAAAGTTAATGGAGTTGCGCTCCATAATAGATGCTGCGCCCACGTCTGCGCGATATCAATTCATTCGTACCAAATTGATAGAAATTTTCACTGAGAGCCAGCAACGCCGCCTACAACGTGTATTGCGCGACATGCCGTTGGGCGACCGCCGCCCGAGCGACCTGTTTAACGAAATGAAGCGCGCTGCTGGTTCCGCTCTAAGCGAAAGCATTTTGCATGATTTGTGGGTTAATCGCTTGCCCCCATATGCGCAAGCAGCAATTATAGCAACCAACGTACCTATTGTCGACAAATTAAAAATCGCCGACTCAATAGTGGAGACGATGCAAATGCGTGAAGTTCGTATCCACGAGGTATCCGCATCGAATCATACCTCAAACAACGACCTGAGGACCGAAATAGCAGAACTGAAACAGCGTTTTGATAGAGTTACGAGCAGCGAGAAAACACGTGCGCGTTCCAGATCGAAAACACCAGTGCGCCCTCATAACATCAATTCAGGCGAAATGTGCTGGTATCACGCCAAGTTTGGACCAAACGCTAAGAAGTGTCGCCAACCTTGTAAGTTCGCTCAATCTACATCGCCAAATCTCAAACAATAG